CCATGCGTCCACCAAGCTTGCCCTGATTGCACCCAGGAAGGAGATTGGAGAAAAGGAGGTGCCCAACATTGAGTGGTGGGACTCTTTCATCCTGCCCAGCAACGTAGACTTGTAAGAAACCACATCTATTTCCAGCTTAAAGGCAGTATGATTTTGGTTGAATGTAAAAACTGTCCCAAGCACAAATAATTAAACAGTTTGTACTTAATTTAGTTTACTGAGATATCTTTCTTCTTAATCTTTTGCAGAGGCACCGAAACAAAATTTGAACAGCTGGAGTTATTTGGTGTGACCAACCTTGTAGAACATCCTGCACAAATTAACGCCCCAGGTAAGTGTAGAGAAGATTTAATGTGAGCTGTGAACTCTTTAAACTTATGTTTCATATTATCATTATGAAGTAAAGCAAAAATTGGTTTCTTAAtggtgtttgtttgattattaCCATAATAGTTTGCAGGAATTATTAAAGATGTTGTATGTGTGGGGTTCACAGTTGACACAGATAAGGCAGTCACGCTTGGTGTGTACCTGacaaagaaagaacagaagaaaTTGAGACGACAGACACGGAGGGAGGGACAAAAAGAAGTTCAAGAAAAGGTCCGCCTGGGTCTCATGCCTCCACCAGAACCCAAAGGTACCTACACAAACCTGGAGTTACAATTTGGTGCAGTGCAAGATTAAACAGAATGCAGCTGAtgattgtttttcctttccctAGTGCGCATCTCCAATCTGATGAGAGTGCTGGGGACGGAGGCAGTTCAGGACCCGACAAAAGTAGAGGCCCACGTCAGAGCACAGATGGCCAAGAGACAGAAGTTAGTAACACAATCAACCCTCCTTCATTATCTTCTTGTATCTTGCACTCATGGAGAATCACATATCATattaaagaagaataaaagCCACCCTAAAGGTTTTTCTAATTGTGTCCCCCTCCCTTCAGGGCTCATGAAGATGCCAACGCCGCTCGCAAACTCACAGCAgggcagaggaaagagaagaaggtcAAGAAGTTAAAAGAAGACCTTACTAATGGGGTTCACATTGCAGTGTACAGGTGTGTATTTCTGGGGAGAGAtcaaacactgtttgtgtgttgaatcATGGAAGTGTGTGTTAATTGTTGTACCTTTTCAATACAGGATCCGTTACCTGCAAAGTACTTCTAAGAAGTTTAAAGTGGAGAAAAATGCCATCCAGCTGTACCTGACAGGCACAGTAGTCCTGCACAGAGATGTCAACCTTGTTGTAGTGGAGGGAGGTAAGGAAAACCTGTCCATGACACGCCACAGGGATGTGTCTTTGCCAGTTTGACCAGTgctttgtaaaataaatatgtattgcCTTGAAGGAAAACTATTTGGACATTAAATGCCACCCATTGATATTCTTAATTTCTAAGTAATGATCATTCCATTTTCTCCCAGCTCAGTACATGGTTGATCCTTTTCAGCATTTCACTGTGGTTCTATAACACTtcctgcacttttttttttatatacttcattatttatttccaaTTTACCCCAAAAGGTTGAAATGTTGTCTGATGTGTTGTTTCTCAAATATATTGAAATGGCTTATGTGTCTATTTCTAGTGGACAAGTTATTAAGAGGActaatgtaaaatatcaaatataattttattgtCCCATAGGGATATTTGTCTTGGGCCAAAATCAGCTGCAGATATCGACATATTACAATCGACAACAAAGAACAGTACACAAAGACATATCAAGCAAGACCCATTATAGAAATCCAGaataaaagttaattaaaaattgAACTTGCCTTAGAACAGTTAAAAGGATAAATAATAGTGTCACCATTTAACATTTCAAGTTACACCTTGAAGAAAATTAAGTTATAGAAAAATCAATCTCATAATTGATGTATTGTGCTTCTGGACGTTCACTCTCCTTAGGCCCCAAATCCCAGAAAAAGTTCAAGAAGCTGATGATGCACAGAATCAAATGGCAGGAACACAACAGTAAAAGAGATGGTAAGTTGTCTCTGGAGTCTTTTATCCCAGTTATCATGTGTTTGAGATTATTTAACAGACACTAAACTCATTATTCTTTATTAGATCCTGATGGTGACGAGGAGGCCAGGAGAAATAACAAGTGTTGGTTGATTTGGGAGGCAAGTTTCTTTCATTCTATTTTATTGacgttttatttatgtttttaatatgtccttttttattttttgtaatctcatttaaatctaaatcctATTGGTTCTTCAGGGAACAGCCAAGGAGCGCAGTTTTGGGGACATGAAGTTCAAGCAGTGTCCCACGGAGAATATGGCCAGAGAGCACTTCAAGAAGCACCGCACAGAACAGTATTGGGACCTGGCCCTCAGCCAGAGTGTGCTGGAAACCTCGGACGACTGAAACCTGCACGGAGCTTCAGTCAACACGCCCCCTCCCAGACCTACAGCCTCACAGTCAGGAGAGCCTCACTGCTGACCGGCTGCTTTCATCTGCCCAGCATACAAACCTAATTCAGAGACTTGAAAATAGAAAAGCAGGAAGAATAATCCTGTGTAGGTCTTTATGAGGATGTGtgacagatgagtgtgtgtgtaggagaatGTGTATGCCTGCATCATCAGTCTTTACCTGTAGGCACCTCAATCAGATCTTGTAATCTATTATAGATTAACAGGATCCAAGGCTAAATATGAGGACAAGAAACTGTCAGACTATATCacgatttattttctttgtgatGAATCCCCCACATGTCCACCGATGTTAATCCCTGTGTGAGTGAATCAGTTGAATATATCGCCTTcatcagtgagtgagtgactgcTGCTGTGCTAACACGTGTACAGTAAACCTGGAAGCACTGTAGGCTCCAGTTTCGGGACTGACTTGTGTTACAGCTacatttcacaaaataaaaaatctccactaagcattttttttttcttttggataAAAGATTAAGTCTTTGAATCACCACTAGCGATATTTCTCTGTAATATTACAGTCAAAGccttaaataaacaacaacatgtaacCAACTCGTGTGCGTGATTTTGTATTAGCACTGTTAAACTTCGACATGAACCGTGACGCTGTTTGATAGTAAATATAGTTGTTTACGGTGGAGTGGGACGCGGGGGCGTGTTCTCTCATCACATTATCTGCTCAATCCATCACCGTCGGCGAGCCATCGGCACACCGAGCTGTAAAGATGGCGGCCGGTTCTGGGGCTGCGAGCGGCCACGGAGCCCGTGGATCCAGCGCGGCTATGGAAGCGTCTCTGGACCGCAAGTTTCAAGGAGTATCCAACACCATGGAGGCCATACAGGGACTTTCCAACTGGTGCATTGAAAACAAGAAGAACCACCACCTCATCGTTCGCCACTGGATGAAGTGGCTCAAGAAATGTGAGTAGCTAGCAATGTCGCCGAAGCTAACCCGCTAGCGTGCGCACTTACAGCTGATTCACATTCAATTTCTGAGCAGCTTGGGACATTCCACTGACGCTGCTTGTGGTGGTGTATTAGCGAAACGCAACGCGAGTCAGTGCCTCACAAAATAATGTTAAGTTGTCTCCTTAGCTCGTTAATTCACCGCATCTTTGAAATGCAACACTGACGTTATCACTACTCGAAATTAGCCACTAATGCAGCTAAGCTAATGCTAATGCCCCCCCACAGCTAGCCCTGTTTACAGCAGGGCCTCGCTGGGTGCACGGTCATCgaaaaaaagcaacaactcGATTCTGCACTTTTGGGATAAATTGTCACGCACGACACTGCTCATCTGAAACAACGAACTCCGACTCGGAGAGAAATGTGTTCACAGCGTGTTGTGTTTGATTCAGCGTGAGCTTCAGTCGGTGCTTTGCAGTTTGATGTCTGTGGTGAATGATTGATTTTGTCATGAAGCAGCTCATTCAATCGAAGTCAAGGTGAAGTAGAAATCCAAATCTAATCCAACGCGTTAGAAGATCAGAAGATGATCAAGAgagaagcttgtgtgtgtgtaaacccaGCCTCAGTTTAATGTCGTATCGTAATCTGCTGATGCATCTTAACGGAGCTCTGACACCAAAACCCTGAATATGAAGCGTTTGCTTTAACTGTGATTCAATTTTATCTCGTAAACTGGACAATAAGTAGCAATATAAATAAGAATCAATGGTGTAGGTGCAAATAGCCAAGTACATGTTCTCAAGAATTGCACTTGAGTTAAATGTAATTGTAgttgtgtatatattttattaacatgaTGTAGTATTACCCCACAGCAGATTAGTAGACATTGTAgtactttttatttcaccaaaTGTTTTTGGTTACAATAGTCACTTTGCATAAGAAGATAATATTAAACACGATCAACAGATTGAACATCCTATTAAGGTTTTTGTCCATTGGGGGAAATGTTTAACCTACTTAACAGAATATTGAGTAAAGTTAATTCTAGTTTATCAATTATTTTGCCTCCAGCAACAATACAAGTGATACACACAGTAttttaatatgtaatatatGTTATTCTAAAAGTCTGAGTGGCTTTTGtgctttcaaatattttttaatgctgaattgtttttgttataaGTAAAAGTTTGAACGGAGGACTTGAGTAGTTCTACAGTGTGGTAATGTGTCTTTCTGTAAATGTAAGATCCCAGTACCCCGTCTACCTCTGGAAAGTAGTTTAAGTTCATAATTAATGTGATTTTAATCACTTGGGAGTTACTGTGTTGTTACAGGTATTCTAATAAATCCCAGTTGGTGGAACTAATGTAGACGGTGATGGTTGTTGGAATGTACtattagttaaatatttttgttattgctGATATGCccaaatttaatatattttgagccaaattaaaagttattattttgatatttacttTATCACAGGTGTGTCTGAAAAAGTAGCAATTGCATTTGTTCGAATTAACAATGCAACTAGAGCTGCAACTGACAATCATTTGATTCATCTGTTGATTGTTTATCTGCTCTGGGTCCTGTGGTTTTGTGACTCTTGTATGCTGCACTTAAAATACTGCAATTGTGGTAAGAGGGGATATGCGtgttcatttattaaataagCAGTAATCACTGGTTGGAGCTTTTCATTGGGATcaatatttactgtattttgaCGATatcttaaaataacaaaaatcttCCAGAGCTTAAGACTGTGCAAGGAGATGTGGTTGAAACTTACCAACTTTAAATATCaacaggatttattttaatgttgtgtgttgtaGAAATGTATGACTTCTTCGTCATTATTCCTTCTGAGTTGATTGAAGGTAATGAGGGTTAGTGAACTGCGGTTATCATCTGCAATGTCATCAGCATATCTTCACTTTTTTATACAGTGAAATCGTGAGTTAGCTTTATGGCTTAGTTTAACAGTATACAGTGTTTCTGAAGTTGGTTGTTTTGGACTATAGTTGAAATGTAGAAATGTCCATGTTactcagaatgagccggacacttctaggcatcCATCATCTCAGTTCTTGGTATTAAAATATGCATGTAGCAGTGTTAGGAAACTAAAATCAATATTTGTAGAATAGGTATTTCATTGTAAGCTGATTGCTTgttaaaacttttttaaaagCATCCCTCATGTTTCTCCTGATAAAGTTTGTTGTGTAAGCATTGATGCTGACGAATAAAGGATGGAATATAATGTTAAGAGAGGGAAGTTGGTAgcatacaaaacaaatgttggatttttctgctggtttcagattcaaaacaattttttttatttatgcagtGGCTGCTGAAAAAGTTAAGTTTCCCATATTTGTTTGGAAAGAATTCTCTAGTGGAGTAATGTTTAGTCTGATGAAACAGTGGCTGGTAAATACCAGCCAGTCAATGTTTAggaataataatacaaaaaaaaaaaattccctatCTCAAAACGGATACTTCAGTTAATGGACTTCAGTGCGGAACAATGTGTACACATCATATTACCATCTCTCTGATCTCAAGCCTGTGTGCTGGAATTAGTACAGTTGAAATATCCATTAAGGAGTGTCCAGTTAAATAGTCAGTGTCTGTTAAGTCATCATGTGGCTACGGCCATCAAGAAAATCCCCACCCTCCAGCAGtgacaacaaaacaatgaaagacAAAAGCGTGTGCTGACAACATGTAACAGACTGCTGTGCACTTGCTAAGCCATTGTTTTCTGATGGAGAGCAGCGACAAGTAACAGAGAGACGATCTGCCTTCATCATTTATTGCCACAAGGTCTTTCTAGCCTATGGAATGTTGCACCTGTATCAGAAAATGCTCTATAAATGTCTCAAAAGGTATAAAGTTGATCCATGTTGTTAGTCCATGCCAATCAGTTTCCAGTCAAGACTACAGGGGTTTTCTTTAGTCCGACCTGGTAGGGAGATATACGTTTATTTAATaactccacaaaggaggttttgttttcacccatgtctgtttgttggtttatttgtctgcaggattacgCACAAATTTGGTGGATGAATAGGGAATTTTTGGTGTGGATTAAGGGGCgaattttttcactttcatagTATTGTTTTGCCTTGGTGCAGGTTTGTGCCCTACTCGGAGCTATTTTAGCTTTAGAATGTGATTCCATTTTTATTGCAGATTTTGGTTTAATTATTAGCTCAGAAAAGAGACGTAAAAGCTTCTCATGTGTGGATGAGTGTCAGAAATGATGTAAATATCTGCAGCATGCCCTCATACTCAGGAATATTTTTTTGaataagttgtgtttgtgtaaactaGAGGTGCAACAGTTGTAGCTTTGTCAATGCTCCGTTAACAAGCTCAATTGATTGATAATCTAACGAGGCCCTGTGATGTTAATTACATGCAATGATAAATCACAAGATTCCGTTTCATTCCTGTAATGTTACTTATGtagatgacatttaaaaatggaGTCATCCTATAATGTACAGCATAGGTTCATGTTGATTGGACTGATTGATTTTAATTGAGGATCATCTATAACACACATAATCAGAACTTTATATCACTTGAATTACCGCTCTATTTCATGTGTCAGACACCAAGTATCAGACAATCCATGTATTTCACTGAATTAAATCAAGTGCAAATTATTTTTCATGATGGAACAAGATATTCTAGCAACTATTAACAAACAGATAAGTCGTTTTGTATTACAGAAGAAGTctgttatttaatttgacaaCTGCAACGTTTGGTTCTTAAGTTATGCAACCAAAAATTACTTATTCCGTTATATTTACAGCACTTGCTATGCATGTGTAATTTTGGTGAAGAAagcctttttttgttaaaaggCACTAGCGTTGCAATTGTATTTAACACTTGTAAAAAGAAAGAATCACTGTCAGATTTTTAGACTTTTTCCAGTTTGTAATGTAGGGCAGAGAGAACAGGAGCAACAATTAATTATTTGAAAGCGCAATGATCattcacaaatgacacaaacctTGGACTGAATGAGACATCGCCCATGTGAGGCTTTTGGAAATTGTCGCACTTTTTTTGTCTCAAACAATGGAAGCTACTTGATGATTTTACTGAGGTATCAATGTTGTCTTTAAGAATAACAAATGCTGTGACGTCAGCTAAAATGTGACATAGTAAATTAAAAGGCAATATTTTCTTCCCGGAATTTAGAGAACATGATCCAATGCTTGTGCTTATTGGCTGTATTTGAATTCTGGTCAAATCTGGCGGTAAGATATGATACGGTCCTTGCCATTGTATATCTTTTGATGGCAATGGATCCCTAATGCTAAAGGGAGGTGACCATGGAAACAGATTTTTAGATCTAGGAGTGTCTGTTTTTactggtttgttttatttcagtggTCAACCTTCtgttaatctttttttattctgtaactTAATCCGATGTTTAAAGGCTTTTTTATGAAACCCAGCTGACATAAAGACAGTTATCATTGAGTTGAGGTGTAATGGAACTGAAACACTGATAATAAGGTTCATTATGTTGTAACATGATAAAGGAAGATTGTACCATGATACTTCCAGCTGAATGTGTCACATGAATCTTTTGGGGTAATCTCAATCAAGTAAATTGTTTGGTTTGCTTATTAGTTCAGGACAGACAATAACCCAGAGATAACAGATTCCATTGGCACATTCAAGTCTGCAGTGTGGGAAAGTTTTGGTGACCGAGTAGTTAAGAAATGTAGGTCTGAACTGAACTGTTGATTTGTTCCACCTGAATTATTGTGGCATGTTATTGCCACCCTGGCCATATAATGCAGGAACCACTCCATATAAGTCTAATTGGTCTTAAAAATATTAAGTATTACCAATAGATTTTATAACGAGATGACTGTGGTTGGTCATCTATGATTATTTGATAGTTAAGCCTTGCATTTTCATTGGAATAAACATTAAAGCAAGGTTTCAGTGTTACTATTTAATTATAGATGTACTTAATAGAACTCACAGGTTGATTAACCAATattcctctgctctgctttctGCAGCAGTTCTGAAAACACTATTCAGCAAATGCCGTTCTTGTTGAGGTCCTTCTGCATACATTCACCTTGCTCAACAACTTTTCATCGCAGACCAATTTTTCTTGTAAATCAGCAGCAGGGGTTGGTAAAGCAAACAAATCTGTCCACGTGCTATAAAATGTTTTCCTCCAAATTTTGAGGGATTTATATCTGGTTTAGGAAAACACCCACTCAAGCCACCCCAATGAAAAGTAAtatagtaaaaaatatatatatatatttccttctCATTCATCGCCACATTTTTTGACACAGCCTGGGCGAAAAACAGCCAGGCTAGTTATATTTGTAAATCGTACCTGCAGACATTTCAGACACAGGCATGGGGAGACGGAGGAAGAGGTGGGGCGTTTTTAACAAACCTCCCTGGCTGCAAAAGAACCAGTTTGCACTTTACCTCATACGCATCTTAACCAGTCTGGTATCAGGACAGAGTAATGTACAGTCTTTATTTAATACCGTCTTggtttgtcttatttttcaGCTGATAACACCCATCGTTTGAATCTCTTCTACCTTGCCAATGATGTGATACAAAACTGCAAAAGAAAGAACGCCATTGTCTTCCGTTCATCCTTCGCGGAGGTCCTCCCTAATGCGGTTCTGCTTATTAAGTAAGTAGTCCGGGTTGGTGTTTACCTGTGTTATTAAAAATTTGTTAGAagtctttcttcctttttaaacaACGAAGATTCTGATATCCAAATCTGCTCATCTTGTAAATgttgtcatgtcatgtcataaTTTGTCCACGTCAGGGATATAAAGGTCCGAAGGTCAGTGGAGAGGATCCTAACAATTTGGGAGCAGAGGAGTGTGTATTCTGAGGAGCTCATCACCCAGCTCAAAACCAACTTGACCAAAAAGgaaaaggacagagagaagcagaagcagaagggaaaggagagggaaaaggagaaggaaaaggagaaggaaaaagaggcTCCACCTGCAAATAGTCAGTTTGTCATCATGTCAATCAAATCTAAAAGTGCAGTTGTCTTAAGTTGCATCCAACTAATGTTAGATGGTGAAATATTTCCAGAAGCAACTATCAGTGtatataacatttatattttacttttatttttagccCCAGCTACCAACAAAGCTGCACTCAAGTCCAAGATTGTAGCCGAGTTCACAGTaagttttttgttgtgttaaatAGGTTTGTCTTGCATATCGTATATTGTCGACCGTTGCTCTGTAAAACTGAATTTTCTCCTCTTCTATAGCCTCACTCCCTTGTCGAACAGTTGTCGCAATACAAGAGAGCAGTGGCCGAAGAGGAACTCAAGGAGAAGCAGCTGGCAGCTCTCAGGCTGGAtgtctgcagcacagaggcCCTCAAGAGACTTAAAGGTCGGATGTCACCGAGCTTATTTCTGCATCAACATGCACTCATTGTCCTTTGCACTTTGTCTTAagtcacaaacacaactgactCTTAAAGTGCCCCCCTCTTCATGACATGTGATAAGACATTACTCATTTGTAGGTGAGGTGTAGATGTAGTCTGTGGGATTTCTGCTAATATTTCTTCAGTAGAAAGTTTTTTCTTGCAGTTCACAGTTAACCCTCAAGATTACCATAGTATCAAGTAATTGAGTTTTAACTGATGCTGTTTATTCATTACCCTAATGTATATCCTGATGTAAACCACAAGGACGCTCACATACGTAGTGCATTTTTAGGTTTTAGACTATATTAGACTACTATATACTTATTGGGAGGCAAAACGTTTCCAGAATAGGTAGAAATGACTTTAGGGAAAGGGTGGTACAGAAGTAAAGGAACTTAAATGTCAGTAGAATAATTTGAcataattttgttttgtattaaacCTTTGCTTGTCAatttctcctgctgcagacaaGGCAGGAGGGAACAAGTTCGCCAAGGACGTTGAGGACGGCAGTTTAAAGCTGCAGGAGTTTGTCAGCTTCCTGGACCAAGAGTTGGTAACAGGGCCTCCCCTGCTGGAAGCTTTGGGAAATGCAGACATTTTCTACGAGATGCAGTACAAGGAGGTTAAGATTGTGGCCAATGTGAGTGAGGAGTTGATTTTTGACCTAGACTATTATTGTAATGATATGATTCCTTTATTACTTTGTAAGGAAAGTTTGGTGAATTAACCCTAGAAACAACTAAATGTTACAATAGATGTTCAATTAgacattattttctttatctcttttttaattctgtttcttttactttcttgCTGCCGTTCGGTTCAGGCTTACAATGCCTTTGCCAACCGTGTGGCCAGTCTCAAAAGGAAATTGGATTCCCTCAAGTCGACTCTACCTGGACCTGACGACTCCCCCATCCCCTCTCCATCAGAAGATGCCCCCTCCCCGACAGGCTCCGACTCGCCCTTCCTGGGACAGGTGGCTACCAGAGCCCAGGTGGATCCAGAGCTGGACGGCAAAGCAATGGATGAAGGAGAAATACAAATTGACAACAGGGACATGGAAGACATGGATATGTCTGATGAAGAATCTGATGCTGCCACAACAGGTTAGTGGCTTAAGGTGTAAGGTTGCAGTGTTAAACAAATCTATTCAGATCCAGGTTCCTGTTGTAAGGTtgttatttagattttaaaccATATCAGCTCTTTTTGCATTCTTGTCCTCAACagatgagaagaaagaaaaggcatctgctgctgtttccaaGGCTATGAAGTCTGATTTGGCCCCAAAGCTTCCTACTACACCTACAAAGGCTGCAAAGACTAACGCTAACACAGCTGCTGTTACTACGACCACAATGACTCCCACCTCTGCCACTGCTCCGAGTGCTCCCACCAACCCGCTGGGAGTCAACCTGGCGAAGGTCGACTTAGGAAAGATCAGCTCAATTCTCAACTCCCTCACGTCTGCTATGAAGAATACAGGTTTGTTTGGGTTTGGGACAAGATGGTAAAATAATgatcaatatttatttaacaattcTCCTGGGAGTAATTGTGAGTTACATTCATGGTGAAGTTCTGatagacacacactgacatttctGTAAGAACACTATTTTATTCTTTGGAAGTTATTGGTTGTTAGTGATTTTGAGCAGAAGTAATGGCAGATacaatacattaaatatattataaagtAAATACCCAATGTGTGATTCACCCCAGTTTATATGCAGTGAGATTCAACACATTACAACTTTATATGATATGATGCAATTATTTGGTACAAATAGCTTGattctgtgcccccccccccccctcccccctctttaatgagaagaagaaagaacaatgaTCACTGCATGGTGTAGTGCTTCGCAGGATTACAGATATAAGATTTTAGTTTAGAGCTTCAAatactctgtctctctgtccttgaCTGTCTATCAGCAGCTAGTTCGTCACCTCGGCCGTCTCCTGGGACTCCCACCACCCCGTCTATCCAATCCGCAGCCTCCAAAGTGACCCCTCCTAGCCCTGCCCTGGCCAGCATCCTGTCACGTGTTGACATCACACCTGAAGGCATACTCAATGCTCTCTCTAAAACTAACACACAAGGTAAGATTTACAAATGCTGcttgtattttaaattaaaaatgatatacAATTATCTAATCGGTCCCCCTTTGTTCCAACTTGGCACaggtttgtcctctctcctgcaaAGTGTGACAAACACTGCCTCAGCTCCTCCCACCAGAACCTCTCCCGAGTCTACAACAGTTAAAACCCCACTCAGCCCAACGACCCCAAAAACAAAACCCAGTCTGGGGAACAGCCTCAAACGTGACGCATCTGGAAGAACCAGAGAAACatgggaaaaagagagagagctgtcccctcctccacctcctccccctcgtcCCACAGttccttctgtctctccccccAGCCTAGAATCGAAAATCAATAGTTTCTTGCAGGGTAATCCAGGTTTTAGTCTTGCTCTAGGCGATGTCAGTCCCGATGGGGTGGAGGGGACTCCAGTTAGAGATGAGGCAGCTGGAACCCCCACACAGGATGAGATCATGGACACGCCTGGGAGTGTCCCAGAATCTCTAGGGTCTTCTGTAGGTCATAACCTCTCACCCACTGCCTACCGCAAGGAACCCTGGGATGCTGTGATCACCCCTTCAGGGGGCAACAGCGATGGAGAGTTCCtgagctcctcttcttcccgaTATGGAGctgggaaaaagaaaagcacaaaatTGAAGGAGGATGAAGCGATGAATATAAGGAGGCaggtctcctcctcccccagtAATGACATGAAGGGTAAGAAAGAGGGACAACACAACCAGTTAAGGATGATGGGCCtcaacagagcaggagagaggagactcTCTTCAGGCTCTCGTAAGACGAGCACTGGCTCAGATGACGGAAGTCTGAGTGGAAAAAGAGAAGACAATGGGAAAGAGTCTGCAGGCAGGGATAGGAAAGAGGGTCAGTATCATCGTATTGAGACACTAGTATCCCCCTGCACTGAAGGAGCACCTATCCAAACTCTGAGCTACTCTAATCGCCCCCTTGCTGGAGAGCGCATCAAGACGGTAGAGAGCATCCGCGTGATTGGCCGGGGCTCtcggcgaggaggaggaggggctggCGGCCGGCCAGGAGGAGCGATGTGGTATGAAGAGGAAGAATACATGGAAGCTCAGCCCCCCTCACCCCGCACTGGCCCACCTCCTCTTAACATTGGCCAGGGAGGCGCAGAGGACATGAACCCCTCCATGCCACCTCCTCACCCAcaactcctcctccctcatcttcACCCGCCTCCGGGCCATCCACATCCTCACCCACACCTCCCTCCCCAAGCTCACTATCAAATGCCCTACCACACGGACCCTCCACCgtcacaccaccaccaccaccagcatcttcctcctccatcctctttcTTCAGCAATCCTCCACCAATCCCCcgtccccctcccccacctTTACCACAGCACAGTTCCTTGCCCTCTGCAGTCATGGTGGGAGGAGTGTTGGTCCCCCTTGACCGTCCCCTATCTCTTCCTCCCCAAATCAGACCTGACGGTGTTGAGCGAGGCGGAATGGGGAGCAGGGGAAACAAAGGTGGTCCTCCACCCCTCATGACATCATTGCTAGGTGAGCCCCATAAGATGCCCCGCCCTGGCACAGTTAAAGAGCCTTTTTTCCCACGCCATGCACCCCCTCTTCACCGCCCAGGCACCCCTGGTGTCCCTCCTCCTTTACTGGGCAGAGTGAAGGAGCCACTCAATCTACCTCTTCCAccccgctctccctcctccacatcctccaCG
The DNA window shown above is from Platichthys flesus chromosome 11, fPlaFle2.1, whole genome shotgun sequence and carries:
- the LOC133964475 gene encoding regulation of nuclear pre-mRNA domain-containing protein 2-like isoform X1, coding for MAAGSGAASGHGARGSSAAMEASLDRKFQGVSNTMEAIQGLSNWCIENKKNHHLIVRHWMKWLKKSDNTHRLNLFYLANDVIQNCKRKNAIVFRSSFAEVLPNAVLLIKDIKVRRSVERILTIWEQRSVYSEELITQLKTNLTKKEKDREKQKQKGKEREKEKEKEKEKEAPPANTPATNKAALKSKIVAEFTPHSLVEQLSQYKRAVAEEELKEKQLAALRLDVCSTEALKRLKDKAGGNKFAKDVEDGSLKLQEFVSFLDQELVTGPPLLEALGNADIFYEMQYKEVKIVANAYNAFANRVASLKRKLDSLKSTLPGPDDSPIPSPSEDAPSPTGSDSPFLGQVATRAQVDPELDGKAMDEGEIQIDNRDMEDMDMSDEESDAATTDEKKEKASAAVSKAMKSDLAPKLPTTPTKAAKTNANTAAVTTTTMTPTSATAPSAPTNPLGVNLAKVDLGKISSILNSLTSAMKNTASSSPRPSPGTPTTPSIQSAASKVTPPSPALASILSRVDITPEGILNALSKTNTQGLSSLLQSVTNTASAPPTRTSPESTTVKTPLSPTTPKTKPSLGNSLKRDASGRTRETWEKERELSPPPPPPPRPTVPSVSPPSLESKINSFLQGNPGFSLALGDVSPDGVEGTPVRDEAAGTPTQDEIMDTPGSVPESLGSSVGHNLSPTAYRKEPWDAVITPSGGNSDGEFLSSSSSRYGAGKKKSTKLKEDEAMNIRRQVSSSPSNDMKGKKEGQHNQLRMMGLNRAGERRLSSGSRKTSTGSDDGSLSGKREDNGKESAGRDRKEGQYHRIETLVSPCTEGAPIQTLSYSNRPLAGERIKTVESIRVIGRGSRRGGGGAGGRPGGAMWYEEEEYMEAQPPSPRTGPPPLNIGQGGAEDMNPSMPPPHPQLLLPHLHPPPGHPHPHPHLPPQAHYQMPYHTDPPPSHHHHHQHLPPPSSFFSNPPPIPRPPPPPLPQHSSLPSAVMVGGVLVPLDRPLSLPPQIRPDGVERGGMGSRGNKGGPPPLMTSLLGEPHKMPRPGTVKEPFFPRHAPPLHRPGTPGVPPPLLGRVKEPLNLPLPPRSPSSTSSTTSPSTPNSPAVDSAPGRLPSQSAAPPLQKPPASPPPQPRNQTSNPVPLLNLPTSRPPNLSGHMSQRPLLRGRTPPHHHNQDHHMGGFRGGKRHGPPFTGGPFHQGQKRPFLPPRY